agTTTAGCTGACACCTCAACTCGCAGCACAGCAGGTACCAGCCCTTCTTCTATGCTTTCCTGTTCACACCTCATTatgcttttatatatatatataatttgtaTAATACATCTATATATGTACTATTCATATAGGATATTCAGCGTTTAGCCCTAAATCCCCATTTCCTGAGTGAACTTGCATGGACTACCTTTTTATTGCAGCACAGGGAGAGATTTTAGATGGTTTCAGGAAACTGGTCACTCAGGGAAAGGTTTCTTTCACAGGATTATGTGCAGGACAGAGGGCTGGGAATATAAATTCTGTGAGGGAATGGACTGTTATGTGTTTGTGAAATGTAATTCCTATAGataatgtaaaataattaagtaactttagaaaaatattttaagtgtgGATTGTGTGTGCTTTTGCTGTTAATATAGTATtgcttaaattttaattttaggtTGTCTGCCTGTACCACTGTtcaatcagaaaaaaagaactagACAGCCCCTCACTTCAAATCCACTTAAAAATGAGCCAGGTATTGGTTCTGGGACTCGTAGTTATGACTTCTCTCCCACATCCTTTGGTAAATatgacatattttatttttttgctgccTCTAAATTGAAATAAATCTTAACTTCCTGATTGTATTGTATGAAATCAGACATTGTCTTTATCAAGAACTATATGCATCCTTTATATCTATTTCTGAAAAGTTCATTATGTAAAAATTGTCCTCCAGGaaatttctttctcctctgtacaATTGAGCTTTTTATACTTTGTGCCTAGAGGGAGTTTGACTCTTTGTGTGATGGAGAATGAAGTAGCACTGGCATTTAAATAGAGTCTCTTGAAACTGACCTTCTGTTTTCAGTTGATTTCAATCAACATTCAAGTCCTGTGTTACAAGAAGAAACAATTTGTAagatgtctttcttgtagttcAGAAAGGAACTTCTGTTCTTCAAATTGGGCTTGGAAAGAACAGTGCAGAATTCTGCTTATAGTGCTTTCATTGTGTTTTACTCGTAACAAAGTTTAAAAGTTTTCTTATAATAAAGTCTCTGTTGCTAATAAGTCTAATGTTTGTAACTGAACCATTGTCTAGAGAAGCAACCTACTTGTTAGAAGTTGTCTTACAATTACAAATATCAAAGGATCAcgttccctttttttcttttttcttcctccttcctgtGTGAGCCTGTTTGGGGGACATTAAGCAGAGTAGGAGGCCTACACAGACTCATTACCTTTCagtcttttccctttttatccATACTCAATCCTTTGTCTTTTGAAAATTAGGCTGGGGAACTGCAAACACAGAAGTGGATGAACTGCAGAAAGCAGCAAACAGTGGGTACGTAAAAAACAAGttatttgttgcttttttgatttttatttggaTACTAATTGTTTCATGAACAATCCATGTGTGTCTTACAataaagctgctgctgtgtcactGATACTTTAAACTTATCTTTGAAAGCCAAACAGAACTTCCAACGGCTCCTTCCCTTACGAAACCACCAAATGCATCAAAGTTTAATTTAGCAAATGCTGGAAAAAACTTGGCTGCCTGCAGGTTGGTGAAGTCTTTAATGTCTATTATCCTTCCTTTTTGTTCTTATGTGAAAAAGCATCTTACATTTTCCCATATGCCCGGAGCATTCAGAGAAACCCTTTTCATATCACTCTCAGAGGAAaccttgtttattttattttagagttATGAAAATATGTGAATTTTGGGTCAGGAAAGATCCCTTACACAGGGCAGGACAATAACTGAGCAGGTTCTAAGGCCTGTTGAAGTCAGATGGATTTGTGCACAGGTGTAATCACTGTCCTGTATATGGATAAATTTGGTGTATACTCAAGTGCTTTGAGTCTGGATGTATTTAAAGCTAAAACAATGTATGGAGTGCTTTTATATACTTTAATCACATATATGAATAGTCAGAAGAGGTGCTGTGATACTGAACTGTTGTATTGCAGGAACAGAAATGAATATACTCCTTTAGGTAACCCAGCAAATTCAAGGTCTGGTAATGGAACTACTCGAAAGTTTGAGaacttttcaagcagtttgaAAACTGTCCAGGAGCAAAAACACCCTGACAATCGTAACCCATCTCAGCTCATCAAAACAGACACATGCAAAGGACAGTGGCCAGTGAAACCCAACACTGTGTCAAGAAGTCTGCAGGATCATAGTCCAGCATATAAATTTAACTACAATattcaacaaaataaaatgaatgaaaaccGATTTGATTGTGTCCCAGAAGACAAAAGTCAGGTAAACCTTATGGGCAGGGTTAATAGGAAAGACACAATGAAGAAAGCAGTAAAGAAAGGAAACTAATGGAACATGAGGTTTTCATCAGCCCAAGCTGCCTTAGTGAAACCTGAAGTTTCTGGAAATTTAGAACTGAAATTTTCATACTGTAGTACCCTAAAATCCTCAGTAAACTGGCAGGGAGTTGTTTGTATATTCTGAACAAATGCTctaattttaatgtaaatattGCCTATTTAACGTAATATATAAATGCCTGTGTGCCCTTTAAAATTGCAAGTGTGTATGTCTAACTTAAGCTTTTGTCTTCCTCTGAAAGGAAATTTCAACATCTCAagtaaaaactaaaataaaaaagaattcttTGCGAATCCTGTCTGCAGTCATTCAAAGTGTGAGGCACTGGAGCCAATATGCCTATAAAACTGCACTGTTATTTGAAGTTTTAGGTAAGCATAGTAGATTATAATAATATAATCTGATAATAATGGTAGGGCAACAACAAGAGAGAATTTTTGAACAGCTGAGATACTTAAACCTACAAAATACTGGCATGAACACCTTCTAATTTTCCTTCCATTCAGCCATCAAAGGTGACTGAAACAGGTACAAAATTAACAATTCAGTCATCCTCCAACATTGAAGTTTTTCCatcctgtttctttcctttcctttttttttttggaatttgttAGAATAAGTTTTCCTTTTTAGTAGGAGTCTTCTGTAGAGGGATACAGttttacaatattttttaatagaattaaTCTAGAAATTATTAATTCTTGCTTAATGGGGCAGGCACACTGGATTCTGCAGTCACACCTGGAGCATATGGGGCAAAGAACTTTCTTCTGAGAGATGGAAAGGAGACCCTGCCTTGCGTGTTTTATGAAATTGTGAGTATTCTGTGTCCACACATAACACAGTCACCACTAGCTCCAATCCTTTTTAtgaatgcaaaaataaaacataaatttaCTGTGTAAAAGGCAGGCTGAATGTTTATACTGTATTGTTCCCAAACTAGAGCAATAGTCACTACTTAGGCATCCTCGGACTtctgttacagaaaaaaagctgagaCTTTGAGTTTACCTTCTAAGTAGTTGATAATAGCAACAAAGCTGATATAAAGGTCTTCTGTTTGATGTATTCCTCAGAAACTAGCCATGTGGAAAGCTTTTATGTTAGGTGATATAATTGTTTTATGTGTTTATTATGCTTTGATGAAGGACCGTGAGCTTCCACGACTAATTAGAGGTCGAGTGCACAGGTGCATGGGAAACTATGATGCAAAAAGGAACATTTTCAAGTGCGTCTCTGTAAGACCAGCAAGTGCTCAAGAACAGAACACTTTCCAAGACTTTGTTAAAATTGCAGATGTTGAGATGACAGCATATGTAAAAACTCTGAATGAAATGTAGAAGTCAAAATGGTTGTCCAAACCCCAGTTTTAACTAATTGTTACCCATGAGGCTGGACATGCTAAAGCATTTACCAAAACTACCAGTGAAAATCTGGTTAAATAATTGGAAATATCACTGTGCTGTGTTATCCAACAAATGTTGTGTGGTATTCATTGGGTTCCCTTTATGTGTATCTGATTCatgttttttcagaaaaataaattatcagtATAATACCTGTATAAAATAACAACAGACTCTGAAGCTGTAGAAAGATTCCCAAGGACACAGaggaagtagaaaaaaaagaattatttgaaCACAGAACTTCCTTGCCTTTGTCATAGAAACATCTTTCATGAGGGATGGACCATGTTACATGTTTATGTGCCTTCAAACTTTAACTTTCATGGATAATTCTTGCTGTTCCTATTTCCTTTTCCCCTACTTCAGAAGCTTTGTAGCAGATCTCTTGGGAATTGCAAAACAAAAGAGTTGTCAAGAAAATAGCAAACagtatggggattttttttttattattttattatacaGTGTTGGCAATTGGAAatttcacatttaaaataattgaaatattGTATCCAACAAGTCAAATACAGAAAACAGTTAATATTCTAAAAAGGAGCCAGCTAGTCAACGCAGAAACACATTAAtggaaaatacagcttttagttacacttaaaaaattatatatttagaATAAAACTTGAACCTGGTCCAGCAAATTGTAACAGGAAAACGCTTTTACACAGGTTAACGCGCAGAcagtctttatttaaaaaagtgATCTGTCAGTGTGAGCACAGGCATTGTCAGCAACAGCCCCCTCGTGTTCCAGGTGAGATGTAAAGGATGTGCTTTAGCAACTGCTGCAAGAATCACTGGCATTATCATCTCTGCCTTCAGTGTGAAGCCAGTTCAGAGCATGGATGCTTCAAGGAGAGTTTTGTCAATCCAGTTGTACACGTTTGATTCCCTTTAAATATTATAAAATGTTAAAGGAAGCTCCAAATGGAAGCGTTAGCTTGACTCATAAAAGGTGCAGAATATTGCAGGATGCAGAGGCTGACGATTTGCACAACAGAAGTTGGGCTTTGAGAAGTAAAAGATTTGGTACAGCAGTGTTGTAAATTGTAAGACTCTGCTGTAACTAATTTAAAACTGATTCCAGTTAAGTGATTGATGCTTCCAGTTCTGCACATGTGAAACTTACGTTAATAAGTAATGACAGGAATAGGTCCTTTGTCTACTAGGTGTGTTATGGCTGTTaataaaaatctaaaataatttCACTTTTCAATAAGTGTTTAGATCTTTGCAAAAAAAGTTTCTACTTGACACTAACAAATCACTTTTTCTAGTGAAACATTAAGTGAACAGTCGTAAACATtacacaaaacagaaaaaaccctacTCAATACAGTTTATACACACTATTCAACATTTTTCAGTTgttgggtgattttttttcttgaccaTATTGATCCTGTCTTGTATAATGGTTCTAGTGTAAAGGCACAGGTTGGTTAGGAAAGAAAAGCCTGCATCTCTGTCTCTCTACTTCGTggtgattattttctttttgcatgtTGTTTGTTATTCCTCACTTTTCTGACTCTTACATGAAAATTATCAATCTCAGccattcattaaaaaaagtgTAAGACATCACTGAAAGCACATAACTATACAAAAGTGACTGAAATTTATTCTTCTTACTTTAGGGCATTCCTACAACCTATTTTGTTAAGTGTTTGGAAGATTTAATTTCTCAGTCCTTGTGAGCAAAAGTGCAGAGCACCCATGCTCTCTTTCTCGGTGTACTTAATTCTGCACTGGAATCTGTATTTTCAAAGAATTTGCTAAGTTTATGTGCAGAATTTGCTTTTAGAGTGCATGGAAATGTAACAACATTTATTGACAATTATTTTGGAAACAATGCAATGTTCCATTGAAGTTTAGAAGGGTGAGGAATGTAAACAAGACTGCAGAAGTCTTTGATGTATATTAAAATAACACAGTGATTGTTCTAtctgtttgcattttcttaCACATCCTCAACATGTCTCTGTCTGTCCCTTCATGTACaccttccattaaaaaaaataaaaattcaggaaTAAGTTGGGCTCAGCTAAGTGAAGAATAATAAATTTGATCACCAGGTTTGTGCCAAAATACAAAACTAAGAAGTACAGCTCTGAATTAAATATAATctatgtgatttttctttttaataaataatagaaaataaaatatgagaATAGAATTagaattaaatttttattttaaatgaaaaaacacAACAGTGGAGTGAGATTAGAACCCAATGTTTCTTTTGCTTAAGGCAATCAAGTGCACTTATTTCAATGCTTGATAGGAATGAATTCAGTGCTGTTGTGGAAATCAGACCTCACAGAATTCCCATACAGACTAATGAAATATGGCCATTTGCTAGTTCTGACACAGCATCAGATTTTTGCTAGTCATGTTCAATAGCATTtcacttcactttttttttttttacaaactgGACTCTTAGTTGCAATGGAAATACTGGAATTAGTTCATCCTGGCTTGTATTATCACTACAGACAAGGGCCACTGGGCACAGACATTTTTGTAAACAGAGATTTTTTCTTCTCAGCcttaaacaacaaaacccaaaatctaAACATTTTGTTAAAGTCCACCTAGAATTATAATTTAAGAAATAACTGAAAACAAAgtcttagggttttttttcctgtttttaaacTATTAAATCATCATGAAGCCTTTGCAAGTAGTTAGATCtctcaaaaaaaagaaatttcagttttacCCAAGACTTCATGAAGATGTCTCTAAATCTTGGCAATTAGAGCAGTAGTAAAAACTGTGCCCAGAACTTAAAATATGCAGGTGCTGCTAATATATATAGattagaaagaatttttttcttgtatacAATTCTTTTTAGCTATCAATCTTATCTTTAGGCTGTGGCTATTAGTAGGT
This region of Aphelocoma coerulescens isolate FSJ_1873_10779 chromosome 19, UR_Acoe_1.0, whole genome shotgun sequence genomic DNA includes:
- the SPATA22 gene encoding spermatogenesis-associated protein 22 isoform X1, which encodes MKRSLADTSTRSTAGCLPVPLFNQKKRTRQPLTSNPLKNEPGIGSGTRSYDFSPTSFGWGTANTEVDELQKAANSGQTELPTAPSLTKPPNASKFNLANAGKNLAACRNRNEYTPLGNPANSRSGNGTTRKFENFSSSLKTVQEQKHPDNRNPSQLIKTDTCKGQWPVKPNTVSRSLQDHSPAYKFNYNIQQNKMNENRFDCVPEDKSQEISTSQVKTKIKKNSLRILSAVIQSVRHWSQYAYKTALLFEVLGTLDSAVTPGAYGAKNFLLRDGKETLPCVFYEIDRELPRLIRGRVHRCMGNYDAKRNIFKCVSVRPASAQEQNTFQDFVKIADVEMTAYVKTLNEM
- the SPATA22 gene encoding spermatogenesis-associated protein 22 isoform X3, with product MKRSLADTSTRSTAGCLPVPLFNQKKRTRQPLTSNPLKNEPGIGSGTRSYDFSPTSFGWGTANTEVDELQKAANSGNRNEYTPLGNPANSRSGNGTTRKFENFSSSLKTVQEQKHPDNRNPSQLIKTDTCKGQWPVKPNTVSRSLQDHSPAYKFNYNIQQNKMNENRFDCVPEDKSQEISTSQVKTKIKKNSLRILSAVIQSVRHWSQYAYKTALLFEVLGTLDSAVTPGAYGAKNFLLRDGKETLPCVFYEIDRELPRLIRGRVHRCMGNYDAKRNIFKCVSVRPASAQEQNTFQDFVKIADVEMTAYVKTLNEM
- the SPATA22 gene encoding spermatogenesis-associated protein 22 isoform X2 — protein: MKRSLADTSTRSTAGCLPVPLFNQKKRTRQPLTSNPLKNEPGWGTANTEVDELQKAANSGQTELPTAPSLTKPPNASKFNLANAGKNLAACRNRNEYTPLGNPANSRSGNGTTRKFENFSSSLKTVQEQKHPDNRNPSQLIKTDTCKGQWPVKPNTVSRSLQDHSPAYKFNYNIQQNKMNENRFDCVPEDKSQEISTSQVKTKIKKNSLRILSAVIQSVRHWSQYAYKTALLFEVLGTLDSAVTPGAYGAKNFLLRDGKETLPCVFYEIDRELPRLIRGRVHRCMGNYDAKRNIFKCVSVRPASAQEQNTFQDFVKIADVEMTAYVKTLNEM